A stretch of Camelina sativa cultivar DH55 chromosome 18, Cs, whole genome shotgun sequence DNA encodes these proteins:
- the LOC104762640 gene encoding uncharacterized protein LOC104762640, translating to MVKKRKSEETTRLDEVDRTMYGAFRGAANSLSQLYTHAMNHQRVSFLAGERRGMEKLYQWIVRQEEQGIRVSTVDITTYLQNELEYEPEETSIPIPVQEFHQYQQFPPPNVHTSVAHVLSSHIAQHYDCNQDKVLIQPNGLSSPVRRTLQEFNLCEAKSGNQNPNSTGEELSY from the exons ATGGTGAAGAAGCGAAAATCCGAGGAGACCACACGGCTCGATGAGGTTGATCGAACAATGTACGGCGCGTTTCGAGGCGCTGCTAATTCGCTCTCTCAGCTCTATACCCATGCTATGAACCACCAACGCGTCTCTTTCCTCGCTGGTGAACGTCGCGGCATG GAGAAACTTTACCAATGGATTGTAAgacaagaagaacaaggaaTTAGAGTATCCACAGTTGATATTACTACCTACTTGCAG AATGAGCTTGAATATGAACCTGAGGAGACGTCAATACCAATCCCCGTGCAAGAGTTCCACCAGTACCAACAATTCCCACCGCCAAACGTACATACTTCAGTAGCTCATGTTCTTTCAAGTCACATAGCCCAACATTATGATTGTAACCAAGACAAAGTCTTGATTCAACCAAATGGTCTTTCAAGTCCTGTTCGAAGAACCCTTCAGGAATTCAATTTGTGTGAGGCTAAATCTGGTAACCAGAATCCAAACTCTACAGGTGAGGAGTTATCTTACTGa
- the LOC104762637 gene encoding 26S proteasome non-ATPase regulatory subunit 12 homolog B-like → MEETRQLESSIDRLLNEEKQMRLAENVAGTRKAATEILKLCFEAKDWKLLNEQILNLSKKRGQLKQAVQSMVQQAMQYIDQTPDVETRVGLIKTLNNVSAGKIYVEIERARLTKKLAKIKEEQGLIAEAADLIQEVAVETFGAMAKTEKIAFILEQVRLCLDRQDFVRAQILSRKINPRVFDADTKKEEKKPKEGENMVEEAPADIPTLLELKRIYYELMIRYYSHNNEYLEICRSYKAIYDIPSVKENSEQWIPVLRKICWFLALAPHDPMQSSLLNATLEDKNLSEIPDFKMLLKQIVTMEVIQWTSLWNKLKDEFEKEKSMIGGSLGDKAGEDLKLRIIEHNILVVSKYYSRITLKRLAELLCLTTEEAEKHLSEMVVSKALIAKIDRPSSVICFQIVKDSNEVLNSWATNLEKLLDLVEKSCHQIHKETMVHKAALRA, encoded by the exons ATGG AAGAAACAAGACAACTCGAATCGTCGATTGATCGTCTTCTCAACGAAGAGAAGCAGATGAGGCTCGCTGAAAACGTCGCCGGAACTAGAAAAGCCGCTACAGAGATTCTTAAGCTTTGTTTCGAAGCTAAGGACTGGAAACTTCTCAACGAACAGATTCTTAATCTCTCGAAGAAACGTGGTCAGCTTAAGCAG GCTGTTCAATCAATGGTGCAACAAGCAATGCAGTATATTGATCAGACACCAGATGTAGAAACTCGGGTTGGTCTTATTAAGACCTTAAACAATGTATCAGCTGGAAAG ATATATGTTGAAATTGAGAGAGCTCGTTTGACCAAGAAGCTTGCTAAGATTAAGGAAGAACAGGGTCTGATTGCTGAAGCTGCAGATCTTATCCAAGAAGTTGCT GTGGAAACATTTGGTGCTATGGCAAAAACTGAGAAAATTGCATTCATCCTTGAACAA GTCCGCTTGTGCTTGGATCGACAAGATTTTGTTCGTGCTCAAATCTTATCTAGGAAGATCAACCCAAGAGTGTTTGATGCAGATAccaaaaaagaggaaaagaaaccTAAGGAAGGTGAAAACATGGTGGAGGAGGCTCCAGCTGATATACCAACATTGTTGGAGCTAAAGAGAATCTACTATGAACTAATGATTCG GTATTATTCTCACAACAATGAGTACCTTGAGATATGCCGTAGCTACAAGGCAATATATGATATCCCTTCAGTAAAGGAAAACTCAGAACAATGGATTCCA GTCCTGAGGAAGATTTGCTGGTTCTTGGCCTTGGCACCACATGATCCGATGCAATCGAGTCTGCTTAATGCAACCTTGGAAGATAAAAATTTATCAGAAATCCCTGATTTCAA GATGCTTCTAAAGCAGATTGTTACAATGGAGGTGATTCAGTGGACATCTCTTTGGAATAAATTGAAGGACgagtttgagaaagagaaaagcaTGATTGGAGGCTCGTTGGGTGACAAAGCTGGTGAAGATCTCAAACTACGAATAATCGAACAC AATATTCTTGTTGTCTCGAAGTATTACTCAAGGATTACCTTAAAGAGACTTGCAGAACTTTTGTGCCTAACCACTGAG GAAGCAGAGAAGCATCTATCTGAAATGGTTGTGTCCAAAGCCTTGATAGCAAAAATCGACAGACCATCCAGTGTAATCTGCTTCCAGATCGTTAAAGACAGCAACGAAGTTCTCAACTCATGGGCAACAAACTTGGAGAAGCTTTTGGACCTTGTTGAGAAGAGTTGTCACCAAATTCACAAAGAAACAATGGTCCATAAAGCTGCACTGAGAGCTTGA
- the LOC104762639 gene encoding root meristem growth factor 9-like: MAIRVSNKSLLVALLLILFISSHTQARSLREIVRNRTLLVVVKGQESQKLRHEGGGSDIDGLVDMDYNSANKKRPIHNR, translated from the exons ATGGCAATTAGGGTTTCCAACAAGTCTCTCCTCGTGGCACTTCTTCTCATACTCTTCATTTCTTCTCATACTCAAG cACGAAGCTTACGAGAAATTGTGAGGAACAGAACGCTATTGGTTGTGGTGAAGGGTCAAGAGAGTCAGAAACTAAGGCACGAAGGTGGAGGAAGTGATATTGATGGATTGGTGGATATGGATTATAATTCTGCGAACAAGAAAAGACCGATACACAATCGCTGA
- the LOC104762643 gene encoding glucan endo-1,3-beta-glucosidase 8-like, translated as MAGRAAMLVNVGTVTMTVLTLASLVGGFGVNLGNIASHPLNPNIVVQMLKDNKINKVKLFDADSWTMNALAGTGMEVMVGIPNNLLESLADDYGNAKDWVKENVTHYMRKGGVDIKYVAVGNEPFLSAYNGSFLKTTFPALKNIHKALKEAGHTDKIKATIPQNAEVYQSANDKPSEGDFRKDVKQTMVDIVTYFHDNDLPFTVNIYPFLSLYLNEHFPVEFAFLDGDGQTINDKGKNYDNVFDANYDTLVYALKKAGIHDMKIIVGEVGWPTDGHKYATPKLAEKFYARLMKRLAKDGGTPTRPERLEVYLFGFLDEDMKSILPGPFERHWGIFRYDGTPKFMLDFTGQGRQIVPVAAKGVQYLEKQWCVVNNDTANLDEIGPDLDYACYHGDCTAMEAGSTCSKLTKIQNISYAFNMYFQIQDQDVRACDFKGAAMISKVNASVGSCLFPVQIVSGSDDFRINFVFGRFILYGLVLLGLVTAI; from the exons ATGGCCGGAAGAGCAGCGATGCTCGTTAACGTCGGGACGGTTACAATGACCGTTTTGACCCTGGCTAGTTTGGTCGGAGGCTTTGGTGTGAATTTGGGTAATATCGCATCGCATCCGTTGAATCCCAACATTGTTGTTCAGATGCTTAAAGATAATAAGATCAATAAAGTTAAACTTTTTGACGCCGATTCATGGACCATGAATGCTTTGGCCGGTACCGGCATGGAGGTTATGGTGGGAATCCCTAATAACCTTCTTGAATCTCTCGCCGACGATTACGGTAATGCTAAAGATTGGGTCAAAGAAAACGTTACTCATTATATGCGCAAGGGTGGCGTCGACATCAA GTATGTAGCCGTTGGGAACGAGCCGTTTTTGTCTGCATACAACGGATCCTTCTTGAAGACAACATTTCCAGCGTTAAAGAACATCCACAAGGCACTAAAAGAAGCTGGACATACCGATAAAATCAAAGCCACGATCCCACAAAACGCAGAAGTTTACCAGTCAGCCAACGACAAGCCTTCTGAAGGCGATTTCCGCAAAGATGTGAAGCAAACTATGGTCGACATCGTCACTTACTTCCATGACAACGACTTACCTTTCACCGTCAACATTTACCCTTTCCTTAGTCTTTACCTAAACGAGCATTTTCCTGTTGAATTCGCTTTTCTTGACGGTGATGGTCAGACGATTAATGATAAAGGAAAGAATTACGATAACGTGTTCGACGCGAATTATGATACGCTAGTTTACGCGTTGAAGAAAGCTGGGATTCATGATATGAAGATCATCGTTGGGGAG GTTGGATGGCCAACGGATGGTCATAAATATGCGACGCCAAAGCTAGCAGAGAAATTCTATGCAAGGCTTATGAAAAGACTTGCCAAGGACGGTGGGACTCCAACGAGACCTGAAAGGTTAGAGGTTTATCTCTTCGGTTTCCTCGACGAAGACATGAAGAGTATTCTTCCTGGACCCTTTGAGAGACATTGGGGAATTTTTAG ATACGATGGGACACCGAAGTTCATGCTAGATTTCACTGGACAAGGACGCCAAATTGTGCCCGTGGCAGCTAAGGGTGTGCAATACTTGGAAAAACAATGGTGCGTAGTGAACAATGACACGGCCAATCTGGACGAAATTGGTCCAGACCTAGACTACGCGTGTTACCACGGGGACTGCACCGCGATGGAGGCCGGGTCAACGTGTAGCAAGCTaaccaaaattcaaaacatatcATACGCATTTAACATGTATTTCCAGATACAGGACCAAGACGTTAGGGCTTGTGATTTCAAAGGAGCTGCTATGATCTCTAAAGTTAATGCATCCGTGGGAAGTTGCTTGTTCCCAGTTCAGATTGTTAGTGGAAGTGACGATTTCAGGATTAACTTTGTGTTCGGAAGATTCATTCTCTACGGACTTGTTCTTCTTGGATTGGTCACGGctatataa